From a region of the Mycobacterium sp. SMC-8 genome:
- a CDS encoding lysophospholipid acyltransferase family protein produces MAVDAGSKADDDACKTTRWDPDFIERVKDKGWPILKRYFRAEIHGVDGIPSTGGALLVSNHSGGSLTPDVVLFGSAFYDQFGYERPLFTLAHSQVFIGPFKQLLGRLGVIHASRDNAAKALAAGALVLVFPGGDYDAYRPTLGANVIDFNGRTGYVRAAVDAGVPIVPMVSIGGQETQLFLTRGTGLAKRLGLGRLRVGIMPISVGFPFGVSAFIPPNVPLPAKITTRVLEPIDVVGLFGQDPDIDVVDSHVRSVMQDAMNELVRRRRFPFLVES; encoded by the coding sequence GTGGCTGTAGATGCCGGAAGCAAAGCCGACGACGATGCATGCAAAACCACGAGATGGGATCCGGACTTCATCGAGAGGGTCAAGGACAAGGGCTGGCCAATTCTGAAGCGGTACTTCCGTGCCGAAATTCACGGCGTGGACGGCATACCTTCCACCGGCGGAGCGTTGCTTGTTTCCAACCACTCCGGGGGATCACTGACTCCAGACGTCGTTCTGTTCGGCTCCGCGTTCTATGACCAATTCGGTTACGAGCGGCCATTGTTTACCCTGGCACACAGCCAGGTCTTCATCGGGCCCTTCAAGCAGTTGCTGGGTCGACTCGGGGTCATCCACGCCTCCCGGGACAACGCCGCGAAGGCCTTGGCAGCGGGCGCTTTAGTGCTCGTATTCCCCGGCGGTGACTACGACGCCTACCGACCCACCCTGGGCGCCAACGTCATCGACTTCAATGGACGCACGGGTTATGTTCGGGCCGCGGTGGACGCCGGTGTGCCGATCGTGCCGATGGTGTCAATCGGCGGGCAAGAGACGCAACTGTTCCTGACGCGCGGCACAGGGCTGGCGAAGCGCCTGGGGCTCGGACGACTCAGAGTGGGAATCATGCCAATCAGCGTCGGATTTCCCTTCGGTGTCAGCGCCTTCATCCCGCCGAACGTTCCACTGCCGGCCAAGATTACGACGCGCGTATTGGAACCGATCGACGTCGTGGGCCTCTTTGGACAGGACCCCGACATCGACGTTGTCGACTCCCATGTGCGCTCGGTAATGCAGGACGCGATGAACGAGCTCGTCCGTCGACGACGCTTCCCTTTTTTGGTTGAAAGTTAG